The DNA sequence GGTGCAGGCCGGGACGTGGAAATCCGCAGACCATTGGCCCGGGCTGGAAAGCGGCATCGTCGATCTGTCTCCCTTTGGACCTATGGTGCCGCAGGAGGTCCAGGACCGTGTCATGGCCGCCAAAAAGGACATCATCGAAGGAAAACTGGTGGTCTTTGACGGTCCGGTCAAGGACCAGGCGGGTGAAGTCCGCATCCCGGCCGATCGGGCCGCCACCGACGAGGAACTCCTGTCCATGACCTGGTTCATCGAGGGAGTCGTCGGGACCCCCAAATAGGCCCCTCACGGCACGGCACCACGTTCGCCAGCAGCCCATGACCACCTTTCGAGTTAAAAGGAGACAGGCCCCCCTGACCTGGGGGGCCTGTCTCGTCCTTGTCGGGGGTGTGGTCCTGGCCCTGGGGGCTTCCGGAGCTCTCCTGGCCCTTCAGGGCAAGTCTCCGGCCCAGGGGCTGGTTCTCCTCCTCACCGGGGCCTTTGGGTCGGTCTGGGCCCTTGAGGACTGCGTGATCAAGGCCATTCCCATCTTTCTCTGTTCCCTAGGGGTGGCCGTCACCTTCCGTCTCCAGATCTGGAACATCGGCGCCGAGGGCCAGTTCGCCCTGGGAGCCGTCGGGGCCACCTGGGCCGCTCTGACCTTTCCGGACCTGCATCCGGCTCTTCTCCTGCCCATCATGTTCTCCGCCGCAGCCCTGGCCGGAGGGTTCTGGGGCTTCGTTCCCGGCGTGCTCCGCGCCGGGCTCGGGGTCAACGAAATCATCGTCACCCTTATGTTCAACTATCTCGGAATCCTCCTCATGGAGGCCCTGGTGTACGGGCCCTGGAAGGACCCGGCTAGCTTCGGCATGCCCATGACCCCACTTTTTTCAAACGGCGCCACCGTGTCGGCCATCTCCGAAGGGACCGCCATCCATTGGGGGGTGGTGGTCTGCCTGATCGTGGGAGCCGCGCTTTCGATCGTCTTCCGTTTCACCCGCCTGGGCTTCGTCCTCCAGGCCTGCGGCGAGAATGTAAAGGCCGCCCGCTACGCAAGGTTTCCGTACCGCAGGCTCATCGTTCTGGTCATGGCCGTGGGCGGCGTCCTGGCCGGATGGGCCGGTCTCATGGAGGCCTCGGCCACCGTGGGGCGCCTCCAACCGAGCATCATGGCCGGCTACGGCTATACAGCAATCATCGTCGCCTGGCTGGCCCGCCTGAGTCCGTTCCGCATCGCCCTGGCATCCTTTCTCCTGGCCGGGCTGCGGGTCGGAGTCGAGAATCTTCAGCTCGAACTTCAAGTCCCGGCGGCCTTCGGCGGCATCGTCGAGGGAATGATCCTCATCTTCGTCCTTGCCGCCGGGTTTTTCAGCACCTATTCCCTCTCACTGATCAGACGGCCATGAACATCGACATCGTCATCCCGCTTCTGGCGGCCACAGTCCAGTCGGGAACCCCCATCCTCTACGCCACCCTAGGCGAAATCCTGACCGAACGCTCCGGCACCCTTAACCTCGGCGTGGAAGGCATGATGATCGTCGGGGCCCTGGGCGCCTTTCTGACAGCAATGTTCACAGGCAGCCCGACCCTGGCCGTGCTGGTTGGAGGTCTATCGGCCTCTCTTCTGGGGAGCCTTCATGGCCTGGTCTGTTTCCACTTTATGGGCAACCAAGTCGTCTCGGGACTGGCCCTGACCATCCTGGGTACCGGTCTGGCCAACTACCTGGGCACGCCCTTCGTCGGCCGGAGCGCTCCGGGCTTCGATCCCCTTCGCGTCCCGATCCTGGAAAACATCCCCATTCTCGGGCCCATCCTCTTCCGTCAGGACATTCTGGTCTACGCCAGTCTGCTGACGGCTATTGGGGTCTGGTTCCTCCTGACCAAGACCCGCTGGGGGCTTCATATCAGGGC is a window from the Deltaproteobacteria bacterium genome containing:
- a CDS encoding ABC transporter permease → MNIDIVIPLLAATVQSGTPILYATLGEILTERSGTLNLGVEGMMIVGALGAFLTAMFTGSPTLAVLVGGLSASLLGSLHGLVCFHFMGNQVVSGLALTILGTGLANYLGTPFVGRSAPGFDPLRVPILENIPILGPILFRQDILVYASLLTAIGVWFLLTKTRWGLHIRAVGEHPEAARTTGLNVPLLRWSALVLGTFLAGVGGAYLSLAYTHLWTNNLTAGRGWIAVALVIFAFWRPGRAVFGAYLFGGVMAWQFRLQATGTTLPSSLLMMLPYALTVIALVMASRGRGVREAPAALGVNVEPAD
- a CDS encoding ABC transporter permease, with protein sequence MTTFRVKRRQAPLTWGACLVLVGGVVLALGASGALLALQGKSPAQGLVLLLTGAFGSVWALEDCVIKAIPIFLCSLGVAVTFRLQIWNIGAEGQFALGAVGATWAALTFPDLHPALLLPIMFSAAALAGGFWGFVPGVLRAGLGVNEIIVTLMFNYLGILLMEALVYGPWKDPASFGMPMTPLFSNGATVSAISEGTAIHWGVVVCLIVGAALSIVFRFTRLGFVLQACGENVKAARYARFPYRRLIVLVMAVGGVLAGWAGLMEASATVGRLQPSIMAGYGYTAIIVAWLARLSPFRIALASFLLAGLRVGVENLQLELQVPAAFGGIVEGMILIFVLAAGFFSTYSLSLIRRP